aaactttatatctattacaattaattgttcgtgaatcgtcgagagtagtcgaaggtcaactgaatatatgaacatcgtttcaaaattttctagactcaacataacatactttgtttatcgtatcgaaatcatataaagattaagtttaaatttagtctgaaattttcgggtcgtcacagaaataAAGCTGTGGGACCGGACCAGATCCCCATCGAGGCGTGGCGGTGCCTTGGTGACGATGGCGTTAGGTGGTTGACTTGCCTTTTCAATAAGATGTTTCAAAGATCTaaaatgcctatggaatggagactgaGCGAGACTATTCCCATTTATAAGAACAAGGGGGATGCTCAAATTTGCggtaactatagaggcataaaattacttagtcatactatgaagctttgggagagagtgattgagactagacttcgacACGAAACAAGTGTTTCGGAGAACCAGTTTGGTTTCATGCTAGGGCGCTCTTCGATAGAGGCAATCCATATTATGAGgaaccttatggagaagtatagagaaaagcaaaagaacTTGGATATGgttttcttagacttggaaaaggcctacgattgcgtcccacgaaacttgatttggaagaccctGAACAGTAGAAGTATCCCGAGTAGATACATTAGTGTTATCAGGGATATGTACGAAGGGGCGAAGTCTTGCGTTCGAACGCCGGTGGGAAATACTGAAGTTTTCCCAATAGAAGTAGGCCTAaatcagggatcggcccttagcccttttctttttgctttgatcctgGACGAGCTTTCTCGAGGGATACAAGAGTGCATCCCATGGTGCTTaatttttgccgatgatattgtgctTATTTCAGAATCTAAGGAGGAGCTCAATAGAAGACTTCAACAATGGAGGGTGGCCTTAGAAAGTAATGGTCTACAAATTAGTAGACAAAAGACTGAATACCTTAGATGTGATTTCTCTAGGGACGATGACGAACAAGATGATGGAGTGAACATCTGCATTGGAGACCAGATATTGCACCCACAAACTTCGTTTAGATACCTAGGTTCGGTGCTCCACAAATCGAGGAAGGTAGATGAGGAGGTGTCGCACCGTATTAAGGTAGGGTGGGTGAAGTCGAGAGAAGCTACCGGAgtcttatgcgacaagaagatcccccttaagttgaaagggaaattctttaaggtggcaattagacctgccatgttatacggatcagagtgttggccatTGATGAAGgcacaagagagaaggatggaggtggcagagatgaggatgcttaAATGGACATGTGGTAAAACCATGTTGGATATGATCCCAAATAGTATTTTTAGGGAGAATCTGAAAGTTAGAAGCATCAACGATAAGCTAAGAGAAGAACagcttcgatggtttgggcatgtgaggagGCGACCTCTTACTGCGCCTGTGAGGAGAGTCGAGGCACTTACGGTTgacggcgtaaggagaaggggtagacccactCGTAGGTGGGGAGGATAGAATTAAGCTCGACTTGAAAGAGCTTTCATTGACCGAGGatatgacttctgataggaatgtgtgaaggactagaattagaatagacgagtaggttTTGGTTTGTATGTGTGTTTGTGGGTAGGTGTATATGTGTTTAATGtggttgtatgtatgtatgtatctcctTGTAGAGTGATTTCTGTTTATATGTGTGCTTCTAAGTTCgtattatgtatgtatgtatgtaggtatgtatggatgtatgtatgtatgtttttgtttgttgtttatgtatgtatgcgtatgtaGGTATGCACGTATGCATGTATGCGtgtagatgtttaagtatgtatGGGTGCTTGTTTGTACGTAGGTATGTTCTATTTATGTATGTTTTACTTATGTTTTGGTACGGtttcatgtatgtatgtatgtatgtatgtatgtatatatgtatgtatgtatgtatgtatgtatgtagttttggATGCTTAGAAGTGTGTTTGTTTGTTCGCATgtggtaatatatttttattgttctTTTAGCGTGGCTTTCTTGatccttaaatatatatatatatatatatatatatatatatatatatatatatatatatatatatatatatatatatatatatattattttttttggccggaggtccgtttggaagcaatctctttacccgtcgaaCAGAGAGAGGGACGACATTCTCtactcttggagtgtttcactcgggatggagaaatgacttctctttattcaatgatagaggaaggattgtctacgtctcacctcccccatacctcacacatgtgaaattgagttttgttgttgttgttgttgttttatgTACATATGTACATAATTTTTTTCTCTAGATATAACTCAATTATATTGTAAAATTTGTACCAAATATAGATTCTTTAGTAATTAGTATGTATAGTCGGTggtctagtatatatatatatatatatatatatatatatatatatatatatatatatatatactttcttcATAGAATTTTTTCTTAATAAATTAACAGAGGAAGACTATACTCCTTATGATTACTTTTTTTTTACTTTAATAATGGATAAAAAAAACTAAGGTTAGTATTATATCTTCTATTTTCTCAATAAAGTCTAGGATTTCTATATTATGGTTAGTATGTTTCTTGTTTTCTTCCTCATTCGATACATACTATGTTTATTGTAGGTTTTGAATAATCAAAACTTTTACGCGATAACGATTATAAACAAGTATCATACTATTAGTTATTGAGATATGGTAACTATTATAAACAAAAACTATTCTATTAGTTATTATCGTGATACAGTCATTTGAAATTTTGATACCTACTTTGATTTTACCCATGGATTATTTTTACATATATGttaagtttttttatttatttatgtcatatattaattaataattatatggaAGCCTTGTAAATAtgagaatataataatatatatagtattttttttCAAAAGGATATAAACGGGTCGGTTTTTACCCGAACTGTACGTTTAGACCGACGCTAGAACCGGACCGAATCAAACCATATTTTTATGGTTCGGTCCCCGGTTCTTATTTTTATACAAATTTGGATTTCAATCCGGTTCGGGTATTGTCTTGATCGGTCCGGGTATGGACCATGCATAACCCTAATGGTGAAATATTAAATATGGCGATAAAAATATGGTTAGTCTCATTATTAATTTTAGTCCTTTCTTTGATTCATCGACTTACCATTGAGATTGGGATGTCTAATATAAATACAAAGATAGtacttttttttaagaaaaaacagAAACATCAGACCGATGATAATTAATCGAAAAACGAAAGCTGAAAGAATACAACCGAATACAACTAAATACAACAAAAATACAACCGGACACATACTTTTACGGTAGACGATAAGAATAATTGAAAGCTTAAAATTTTCTTTGTTAAACTAATTAATCtgtattgattatatatatatatatatatatatatatatatatatatatatatatatatatatatatatatatatatataggggagggatcatatatatatatatatatatatatatatatatatatatatatatgggaggaATCCACTGAGAACTTACTAAGAGTGAGAACCTGAGAActcaaattcgaacaaaaaaagacGCGGCCGAACAATTTTGTGGTTAGTCGAACAAAAATTAAGATGCATGAAAATCACATGTTCAACATTTTCTGTTGagttctacaaaattgtagaacgaaAATTCGTAAGAATTGGGGAAAATTGTTCGGCCGCCTGATTTTttgttcggttctacaaaattttggttcggttctacaaaattgtagaacgaaaattggttcgaatttcttttttttgttcgaatttcacctgtttttttcaaaattcaattttttttttttttttttgatttagcccgatttagagtttagggtttagggttttcgggtttactccgtaaaccctcaaccctaaaccctaaaatctaaactctaaaccgttcgtgtaaaaaactcattctaaaccctaaatctaaacccctaaaccctaaaatctaaacccctaaaccctaaatctaaacccgaacttaatttgatgaaaaatgatgtaaAACAAGTGTAGAACAGCATGTTCTACATGTGTTTTACATCATGTTCTACATAAAAATGTAGAACAAAAATAGCACTTGCATCTAGCCAAAATAGTTCGACCCTCTGGAAAATTGTTCGCCCGCCAAAAAAAATTGTTCGAATATGTGATTTTTTGTTCGGCTGCGTCCTATTTTTTGCTCGACTACCGtagttctcagagttctcattCCTAAaatgttctcatttgatccctctactatatatatatatatatatatatattactagttAAATACCCGGGGTTTCGCGGGACTTTAAAAGACTATATTCATTGAAGGTTAattattaaatgtatcaatttaataagtattattattattatgtgtacatTAACATTGAAAGTTTTAATGTGTATTGTATTATGAAGTAATAGCAAATATTGATTAATTATAACAAACATAAATAAACTGGTAGAATGAATTCATATACATAAATTTTTAAAATGAAACaacgattatatataaaaaaagaattCTTTGTTCAAAATTAAAATAATACGCTAAAATTTATTGTTATATTTTAAGTTATTAGATATTTGTTGTAGTTTCCCACATATTCGACAATGTAGTACTTTGTGCATCCTTGAAAAAGTCTTCTGTTTTAATTTATCAGCCTATAATGAGTTATAacattataattttattaaaatgcaTAATAtagtaatttttttatttattaataagataTAAGTTAGTTTTGATTTACTATACCTCATCCATAAAGTTGTTCATAATAGTAAGCTTTGCAACTAAAAACGATATAGAATTTTGATAACTTGACATTGCCGCTTCGTCTTCTTTATTCATAAAATCTTTCCCTGTTAAAAAACTATTATTATGTCTAGATAAACATTAAACCAAATATTTTATAGAGTTTTAAAATTTTTAAAGTTTTCAAAATGTAGTAACGAACTATTATTAAGTCTATGATGAACATTAAACCAAATATTTTATAAGGGTTtcaaatttttaaagtttcaaaatttactaacaaataaataaaaaacaaaattttgattcaaattaaataaatcatctcCGATATCGTGATCTAGTTTTAGGCGATTGAATTAAGAATTGTGtctaaaccctaaaccaacccTAAACCTTCAACCATTTGCCCTACACACTAATCCTAAACCCagaaccctaaaccttaaattctaaaatctaaacaataaactctaaaccctaaaccctatacactaaaccctaaatcctatacactaaaccctatatctatactctatatcataaattgtaaaaactaaaccctaagccctaaaccctataccctatacCCTAACCCCTAAATCCTAAATTCAAAAATCTAAACCTTAAAGCTTAAAGTATGAACCCtaaacattaaaccctaaaccttatactctaaaccccaaaccctaaaccaccaacccttaaccctacacaccaaacccaaaattctataccctaaaccataaattctaaaatctaaatcctaaactctaaaacctaaaccttaaaccctaaaccctaaatcataaaccataaaatcttaaaccctaaaccctataccataaAATCTAAAAACTActctaaacccttaaccctaaacactaaaccctaaatcctatactctaaaccctaaagcataaattctaaaatcttaacACTAAACCTTAAATTCTAAACTGTAAACCATAAACCGTAAACTCTAAATAGCAATTCCTAAACCTTAAAACATTAACTCTCAACGTTAATCCTTTTTATCCATTAACCTTAATtgctatacactaaactctaaaccctaaaccatatatctaaatcctaaaccctaaaccaaacCAAAACCCTAAACTACCAACCCTTTATCCTACacactaaaccccaaaccctaaaccctaaactttaaattctaaaatctaaaccctaaactctaaactttaaaccctaaactatataccctaaaccctatacactaaatcataaactctaaaccctaaaccctatacactaaatcctaaaccccaaaccctatatGTATACTTtaaaccataaattgtaaaaacTAAACCTTAAGCCCTAAACCTtataccctataccctaaaccataaattctaagatctaaaccttaaaccttaaattctaaaccataaacactaaactctaaaccctatatttaaaccctaaaacctaaaccacCAACCGTTAACCCTACACACTAAAtcataaaccataaattctaaaatctaaaccctaaaccctaaatctaaaccctacaacctaaaatataaaccctaaaaacTCTGAACCCTAACCTTAAACCCTAagtcctaaaatataaaccctagaatcaaaaccctaacccctaacctaaaccctaaatctaaatccaaaacccaaaacataaactctaaaatctaaaccacaaaccctaaatctaaaccgtacaccctaaatctaaacccatacctaaacccttaaccctaaatctaaaccctaaaggctaaatctaaacactaaaccctaaacctaaaccctaaatataaaccctaaaccctatacctaaactctaaaccctataatataaaccctaaactctaaacgttaaatcaaaaccctaaacctaaaccctaaaccctaaatataaactcTAAACCCTGTAATATAAACCTTAAACTTAAACTCCAAACCCTATAATATAAATCCTAAACTATAAATCTAAACACTAACCCTAAATTAAACCATAATCAATTATATCGTAaataaatatatcataatattcAGATTTTAAATTACACCAAAAACACTTATATCAtaaatacattataaacaattaaaAAACATAAACCATTTAAACAATTAATAGcataaatacatcataatatacAGATACAAATTTTAATGAAGAGGTAAAAGAAATAAGAAGATAGAAACAAAAGGAATTAGGCTATCCCGTATGAACCGTAATAGAAAGTAAATTGAACTGACAACTTATTATTATGACACAAAACAATCTTCAAACAAATAAGTTTTTGTCCTAGTGTTGATCCCGCTGATGTATGAACCTTTTTAATACCTAATAAATTTACAGTCATAAACACTCTTAAATAATACAATAGTTAGTACACATGTTTGAATAGAGAACTCACAACATCTTTAATGTGCTCATTGAAATAGACGGTCAAAGTCATTCAGTAATGCTGCTATATAACTATGTTCCATTACCATGTACATGCTCTTAATGAagtcgatatacatatacatagaaaAGTGAGACTAAAATTCATTTGCTATGTACATCTAAAATTCAACTGATAAAAAGAGACATGCTTTGTTTTTAATACCTACTTTGATTTTGTAGAAAAAAATAGCTTTAATTTTATAGAAAAATAATACCCGCTTTGATTGTGTGCAAATATGATACCTCGCTATATTTTATAGATAAAACATACCAaacttgattttattttatttgattAAATGGTGTCGATATAGCAACTCAACGATATTGCATTTGTTCTTACCGCTGCCCTATGATAGAAATTCATCTTGATCAACCTGTGTAAGCAAAATAATGCATCATTTATCAATTGTATTAATGAAATTCGATTAATACATGGAATGATAATATTTTAATATGTTCAATAGAAACAACACATACATTTAAAGAAAATATCAAAAATAGAAAAAAGTTACCCTCAAACACAAATTAAGCCTCAAAATGCGCAAAAATTAAGTAACCTGCAAGCAATTGCATAAAGTGAGATTTTAGGGGAAATATGAAACAAACCAAAACGTAAGAACAAATTGAAACTGTAACCTAAATGACAGCATTCCCTTGTTAACTTCTGCGCTCCTTTCAGTTACTTGTTATCTTCCGTCCACATTTTTATTAACACGTGACATAATCAATTTAGTCAAACACCTTAGATACAAAATCATAAACCAAATAGTAATCATGCTCTTAGGCAGCACAAGTATTATTAGATATAGAATTAATATTATAATCAAGAGGATGCGGATACATTTTCCGACATCTAGCAATAGTAGCGTCCACAACAGTTAGAGCCTAAATAAACCATGATGTATACTTCCAGTGAAATATCAAAAGCCGAATCTCGATATAAAGTCAAATCAATACGAAGTATATTTTAAAGTTACTGACATTTGGTGACCATTCGCAACCGATGATTTAGATCCCAAGGTACTCGTCAATAGACATTGAACTTCTAAAGCTGATTCCACCTCATAGGAGAAAGAGATTGAATATCCTAAAATAATTGGACACACAATTCCACCTCATAGGAGACAGAGATTGAATCTCCTAAAATAATAAGATACACAGTAGTTACAAAAGTTATCCTACTGCATATTTGGTCTAATCAAAATTACATCAGGTCCATTAGCTAAGGCAGTATGCTACAAAATTATTGTTAATTGGTCGGATGTTGCTTTCCTTGGTCTATAGTTACGCGATAATTGAGACCCGCGATTTTGCGGGTTTTATGAAATGATAGAATTTGATAGGGTATttgttaggttgattagaaagcaaACAATATTAGATAAACCACAAAAGGTTGTGATATATTCAATAAGATAAATAGATCTCATAATATGTTGTACATATCTAACCATCAAATAGCTGTAATAACACCCTTGAAACACTACACCGTCTTCTAATTATATTCGTAGTTGATCAAACTCTTGAAACGCAGTCCAATATTGCACATTGATAATCTGTAATTGAGATCTCCAAACTGCAATTACTGGCTATTTCACAAAACAATAAATATTAAAAGAATGCTAACATAGATGATAAAATGAGCGGGTCGAGTAAATATGTTATATTAGGATGATTTAAAACACTCTATCTTTAACATCTTTATAACTAATATATATGACAAATAAgagtaattttttttataattccaATGGTAATTTACGAATTTCATGATAAGGCATTACAAAAAACACTTTGTGCAACTTGTGATAAGTTGACATGTTTTCCCACTCTCTTATACGAATATATACATGTCCAAGGGGTAATTCGCTTGATTGCTTTCtttgatttaatttttagactcttTTTCACCTTAAACTGTAATGGGGACTTGGTCGCTTCTTGAGATGATGTCCCTGATCCTGCAGATACACATACACAATGCTCAGCGTACATTAACGAATCACACCAAAGAATGTAACCAAGTCAAACCAACTCAACTCATAAATAATTATAGTAAATATACATCATAATATACAAAACATACATATTACAGATTTAATTTGTAAAACCAATGTACATATTACAAATCACATATGATAATATTAGGTaatcctaacctaaaccctaaacactataatCTAAACCATAAAATCTAAACCTTACACCCTAACATCTAAACTTtacaccttaaaccctaaactcttctaaattctttgatttaaaaactaaccctaaccctaaactctaaaccctaagccctaaaatctaaaccctagaatCTATACCTACAccttaacctaaaccctaaatctaaaccctaaacctaaactctaaaccctaagctaaaccctaaaccccaaatctAAACCTAAAACCTAAAACCTTAAacataaactctaaaccctacactctaaatctaaacctaaaccctaaaaactctaaatccttaccctaaaccttaaaccctaaaatataagccctaaaccctaaaccctaattctaaacataaaccctaaaccctaattcaaAACCCAATACActacaccctagaatctaaaccataAACTTTAACCTAACCACTAATTCTAAACCCAAAAgcataaacctaaactctaaaccctaaaatctaaaccctaaagccTAAATATAAACCCAAAACCTACACCatggaatctaaaccctaaaccctaaatctaaaaccctaaacctaaactcttaaCCCTAAaagctaaaccctaaatctaaaccctaaactctaacgcacaccctaaacctaaactctaaaccctacaccccaaatctaaaccctaaatcctaaaaactctaaaccctaaccctaaaccctaagccctaaaatataaaccctaaaccccaaatctatacccaaaacccaaaacccaaaacctaaaccctaaatctaaacccaaaaccctacataTTGTAATAAAGTACTTTCAttgataaaacaaataaataatataacatttccaatggttaaaaatataaataaaaaagacCACCCATATTGACACATATAATAAGAATCTTAACGTAATAGATTACCCACTTGACTAATTATAAAAGCCGACCATATTGACACCTATAATGAGAATTTTAACGTAATCCTTGAATGAATGTAAAATTTCTGGAACCAAATTAATACCTACACGTAAAAGCATGTCTATCAAAGTAAAGGTTACACATAGCTAGTTCACGAAAGAATTATATATTATCCAACAACATATCTTTCAAGCACACAAAATTGTATGCTCATTTGTTCCTTCCCATTGTCCATGGTCTTTTTTTCTTGGAATCCTTGTTAGGATTAACAATAACAAAGCTATAGTATCCGACCGATCCCAACGTTTCCAACCTAGAAGAACAAATGGGCCTGGTTGGCTCGGTTAACCTTCAAATACAGCAAGGCCGCTATCACATTGTTGTAGTCATAGCGATCAACTTGAACTTGTACCTGCATGAGACCAATAAATGTTGAGAAATACCACATTGCAAATAGAAAGTCATGTTGtttcattaatatttatttatcTGCGAGTTCTTGGGAGATTTAAAGTTAGCTCGTATATACCATAATGAAGCATTGCATTTGTATAGTTGGCATAGGCGATGTTAAAAGCGGTAGCATTGCATTTGTATAGTTAAAAGTGGTAACTCATATATACCGTATAAATAATTTAAAAGTGGCAACATAAGTTGGCATAGGCTATGTTACCTGTAGTTGCATACTTCTTGTGGCCCATGGTTTCGGCATTCGAGTGACTCAAGGGTGCCAAACAATTTTTTCTTCTACAAAGTGCAAGGTTTGTAATACCATATCCTACTTGTATCAATTGAGACAATGGTGTAACTCACCTGTCATTATAGATGTTGCCATAGACCAAAGTTATATTAAACCACAAACAACTCCATTTGCAATCTGGAAAAACAAATATAATATCAACTATAACCATCTCAACAAAGCATTCACACAGTTTCCAAGCCATATATGTTTAAACTGTACATATGGCTACTTTCAACAATAAAAACACAATGCATTACCTAATTGAACACTTAAAAAAACAACTGGAAATATCAAATTCTAACAGAACACCTCAAACTACCTACGTACAAGTGCAACAATTTAACAACTCTTTGCACATGCAGTTGATTTAATGCACTTTTTTAAGTGGGTGGTCACCAAAAAATTAATCAATTTATGATGGTCTCCATCACTCTGTCCAAATTGAGCTTTTGCTTCGTCAGCAGCCTTCAGCACTTCACTGGGTCAGACGAAGCAATTAGGTACTAAAGAAAAAGAATTGGGTTATCACACATGAAAACATGTTTTACCATATGAAGAACATGAAATACAAGAATGTAATGTGTATGTACCTGATATCATAGCAGAGCTAGAAAGAATCTCATTCGAACCGTTGAATTCAGGGCTCACAGCAAACATCTTCCCCATTTGTGGATCTGAGTGGAAATTCAATCATGATTGCACCTACCATGGTCaccatcatatcatcatcatcatcatccaaggCTCCCAAATAATTTAAAATCCTCAAACGAACGCATCACAGTCTCGGGTGAAGGCGGGTCCATAAAATCGATTCTAACAATATCGTGAATACCAATTATCTTTAATAGGTCAGAAGCTCCTGAATAATCAATAatcaacaaaaataataataagcatTGATTCAGTTACCTATAACTATATATTTCTAAGTCATACATGAGATTTTTAATGTTAAAAGTTAACTGATTTTTCGATATTAGCAACAAAT
This window of the Rutidosis leptorrhynchoides isolate AG116_Rl617_1_P2 chromosome 7, CSIRO_AGI_Rlap_v1, whole genome shotgun sequence genome carries:
- the LOC139859276 gene encoding uncharacterized protein, with amino-acid sequence MYEGAKSCVRTPVGNTEVFPIEVGLNQGSALSPFLFALILDELSRGIQECIPWCLIFADDIVLISESKEELNRRLQQWRVALESNGLQISRQKTEYLRCDFSRDDDEQDDGVNICIGDQILHPQTSFRYLGSVLHKSRKVDEEVSHRIKAQERRMEVAEMRMLKWTCGKTMLDMIPNSIFRENLKVRSINDKLREEQLRWFGHVRRRPLTAPVRRVEALTVDGVRRRGRPTRRWGG